The window GAACTGGGCCAGGGTGGGGCCCTGTGCCTGAGGAGGCCCTGACCCACCTTGCCTGGCTCTCAGGCCAGCCAGCTGTGGACACGGACAGTTCAGGGCACAAGGGGGCCCGCTTGGTAAGAGACCCTCACTTATCACGGCTTCACCCGCCGGGACACCAGGCGCAAGACCCTGCGGTGAGGACGGGGCCTGGGCCACGGGGCGGGGGGTGGCACGGGCGCTTGCTGGTCCAGGCCCGACTCAAGCAGCCACcaggctgtgtgtgtgcgtgagggCCTGCAGCTGCGGCGACAGCGGCGTGTGCCCCCCACCCAGGGGAGCTGCGGGTGCCCCCGAGGAAGCTGGTGCTCAGCTGAGCCCGGAGCTTCAGCGTGTGTCTGGAGAGGCGGAGGCTGGTGTGCGGGGTCGGCGCCCGCAGTGGGGTTTCGGGAGCCAGCAGCCCTGTGACGGAGGAGCTGGCCAGGAGGGGAACGTGGGCGGTGTCCGGCCAAGGTGGCCAGGCTCGCTGCTCTTTCAGACCCAGAGGCCCAGGAGCCTGGACGCCTCCCGTGGCGTGTCCCCGTAGGAGGTGCATAGGGCAGTGGGACAGAGCAGGGAGGCGCGGGACAGGCCTGGGGTACGCAGGCTGCCGTGGGCTTGGAGGAATGGAAACCATCTCTCTCGTGTTCTGTGAGTGCTCAGGACCCCGGGCAGCACCTGAGCCAGGTGTGGGGCACTGGGACAGCGAtgccctccgggggggggggggcagagacccAGGCCAGCTGGAGGCCAAGGCTGAAACCGGTGGGCTCCGTCCGTGGTTAGAGGAGCGAGGATGGGAAAGTGGACATGGTGGGGCACCCTGACTGCTGGGTTGACCCCTAGGGCAGTGGGGGTGCCAGTCCTGAGGCTGTGAGCCCTAGACAGGCCCTCGTCAGGAGGTAGTGACAGTGACTGCAGGGGGCCTCATGGAAGACCAGGCCAGGCCAGACCGCATTGGCCTGGGAGCGGTGGGGATACTGCATGGCTGAGGCAGCACTGGACCAGGCCCCGCTGATCAGAGCCTGGTGCTGCCGCCCTGCCTCCGAGTGGAGCCACAAGGCACCGCAGCTGTCGACTAAGCAAGGCCAGACGAGTCCCACCCAGGTGGGACAGGAACCCTGTGCCACCCACTTCCTGCCCCAGGCCCCACACACTGCAGCGTCCATGTGTCTGGCGGCGCCTGTGGGACTCTGTCCTACTGAGAACCAAATGCTAGCATGGTGGGTGGGCTTTCTGCAAGTTGAGTCCTGTATTAAGTATGGCAGAAACATGTTCTTCCCAGCCTCCTGAGTCCTTTTGGAAGCACCAGGGGCCGAGTGTGGCAAAAGACATTGAgaattggccttggccggttggctcagcagtagagcattggcccagcatgtagaagtcccgggtttgattcctgcccagggcacacaggagaagcacccatctgcttctccaccttccccctctccttcccctcctacagccaaggctccattggagcaaagttggccccgggcactgaggatggctccatggcctccacctcaggtgctagaatggctctggcagcaatggagcaacaccccaggtgggcagagcatcgccccctggtgggcatgccgggtggatcccagtcaggcacatgtgggagtctgcctgcttcccagcttctaacttcagaaaaatacaaaacaaaaaaaaagacattgggccctggccggttggctcagtggtagagcgtcggcctagcatgcggaggacccgggttcgattcctggccagggcacacaggagaagcgcccatttgcttctccacccctccgccacgctttcctctctgtctctctcctcccctcccgcagccaaggctccattggagcaaagatggcccgggcgctggggatggctccttggcctctgcctcaggcgctagagtggctctggtcgcaacatggcgacgcccaggatgggcagagcatcgccccctggtgggcagagcgtcgcccctggtgggcgtgccgggtggatcccggtcgggcgcatgcgggagtctgtctgactgtctctccctatttccagcttcagaaaaaaatgaaaaaaaaaaaaaaaaaaaaaagacattgagcaTCAGGTCCCAGAACGgtggtgagggtgtgtgtgtgtgaagagagtGTGTTTTGTAGCTGAAAAGACCTGTctgacctggggcagaggtcagccTCTCAGAGCTGCTTCTGCCACAGGGGGCTCGCCTTGGAGGAGGGCAGCGATGGGCACTTAGTGGGAGGCCACTTTGGAAGCTGCTGGCATGTTTGTGGCACCGGGCAACATCAGTTCCCTTCCTCTCCACAACCAAGTGTGCTGAGCTGACCAGTCACACGGCCTCCCCTGCTTAGGCCACGGAGGGTACAGCTGACCCGTTAAGTCAAGGACTGTTTCTAGAAATTGAATCATGAAGTTCAGTCACTGGCCTTGATTTCTTTGTAGCCCCTCTGAGTTCTCACACCCCAGCAACactggtgggtgggtgggctcTGGCCACAGCTGACCCTGCCCCACccgcaggaggagggggaggcccaGGTGGCAGGGAGGGGCGCGCCCGTCCTGCTGTTGCTGCGCTGCACCTCCCAGCAGGGCGGCCTGCCGGTAGGCGAGCTCGCTGCGTCCACCTCGCCCCCAGGGATGCCAATGGCTGCTCGGACCCCTTCGTCCGCTGGTGAGTGTGAGCACGGGGTGGTGGTCAGGTGGGTCGTGAAGGGTCCTCACAGCTCCTCTGGGGCACATCTCTCCAGTGCCCCACTTAATCCAACCCCTACTGCCCCAGTTTCCTGCGTCCAAATGTGGGGAAGGAATCTAACTGTAAGACCAGCATTCAGAAGACCCTGAACCCCAAATTCAATGAGGTAGGCCCGCGCTGGGCAGAGGCAGTCCGGCTGCTTGGGCCGGGGGAGGTCAGTGTCCCGCCGCAGTCAGAGAACGCAGGGCCCAGCTGACCTGCCACTCAGCAGGCTGAGCCTGTTTCTGAAGCCATGAAGACCCGaagtccttctttccttcctgtctctctccttccctgcaggAATTCTTCTCCGCTGGCCCGGGAGACGCTGCTGGTCTGTGTGGGACTGTACCTGGGCACAGCCAACCACTTCACTGGTGAGTGGGATGCAGGGCAGCTAGGTGAGGGGCCCAGACTGCCACACAGCACCTGACCCAGACCCCCCAACCCAGGCGGGGGGTGCAGCTGAGTGGCCAGACCCGTGGGGAGCACCAGCGGCACTGGACAGAGTGCCTGGGCCGCAGTGACCACTAGAGCTGTGGCACCCACTGGACGGTGTGCCCCTCTGGCTCAGCGACTGGCAGGGGGACCCGGCCTGGCCTGCTGGCCTCTTCTCCACACTGACCCGGACGCCTCCACAGAGCTGGGAGGGCCCAGGGCCACTTCGCCCGCCATGCCCAGCCCTTAGATtgtctcctcccttcttccttttcacATCTGCCCACTGCCGAATCAGGAAGCAAGAATAAACCTCCCCCCCAAGCCGGACTAGACAGCCAGTTCTCTCCCTGCCGCAGCTCACAGGACAGACAGGCCCTGTCCTcgtccccaccctccctccaggGCCCAGACCACAGCTGTCCCCTCTGGCCACCTGTTTCCTGCACTGAAAGCTGGGTGTTCAGGATGGTCTACAACTCACTGACCCACCGGAGGCCCAGGTGTGGATTCACACGACACCCAACCTTTCCAGGCTCCCCGTCTGGGAAGCAGGCCTCCGTGAGTAATGGTCCTGAGGTGGCAGGGGGAGAGCAAGGCCACAGAGAAGCTTGTGTGACAGAGGGCTCGCTTTATTGTCCAACCGTCTAGACAGACATCATCAGTCCACTCACTGCAGCGGCTCAGCCGGCGGCTTGCCTGGCCGGGCGCTCCTGGGCAAACCTCTGCATCCGGTCTTCGAGCTCCGGCCGGAAGTGGCGGATCAGGccctgggagggggtggggcacggCGTGAACTGGGGTCTAGAAGCACCCCAACCCCAGAGCCACAGACCAGGGCAGGGAgtacctgcacgggccaggcggcccCGTCACCCAGGGCACAGATGGTGTGGCCCTCTATCTGCTTGCTGATCTCCCACAGGGAGTCGATCTCTGCCGGCCGGGCGTCCCCCCTCACAAAGCGGGCCATCACCTTGTTCATCCAGTCCACACCTGCAGCCACAGCAACGAGACACTAAGACAGGGGtccggaacctttttggctgaatcatgaaagccacatattttaagatgtagttcatgagagccatacaatgacccatgtatgttaagcattatccaataaaaatttggtgttgtcccggaggacagctgtgattggctccagccacccgcaaccatgaacatgagtggttggaaatgaatggattgtaatacatgagaatgttttatatttttaacgttattatttttattaaagatttgtctgcaagccagatgcagccatcaaaagagccctgccctggccggttggctcagtggtagagcatcagcctggcgtgcagaaatcccgggttcaattcccggccaggtcacacaggagaagcgcccatctgcttctccacccatccccctctccttcctctctgtctctctcttcccttcctgcagccaaggctccactggagcaaagatggcctggtcactggggatggctccgtggcctctgccccagacgctagaatggctctggtagcgacagagtgatgccccagatgggcagagcatcgccccctggtgggcgtgccgggtggttcccagtcgggcgcatgcgggagtctgtctgtctccccgtttccagcttcagaaaagtacaaaaaaaaaaagagccccatctggctcatgagccacaggttcccgacccctgcactaagaGAAGCCGCAGCAGGCCGGGAGGCCCTCCCTGTTATTCAGGGCCCAGAGCCCACCCCACCTTTGACCTGTGCCCAGCCCCGGCCCAGGGAGTCACAGGGAAAGCCCCACCCTGCTGGGGTGCTCACCCTCACGGCATGGAGTGCACTGGCCACAGCTCTCATGCTTGTAGAACTCAATGAGGCGGGCAATGGCTTTCACGACGTCTGTCTGGAGGGACAAGGGACAGTGAACAGGCACCCAAGGCCTGAGCCCCAGCCCCCAGGAGCAGCCTCTTTCAAGTCCAACAGTGTTCTGGCCACACCCCCACCCGCCCCTGGCGCtgccctgcccactctccgtgggCACCTTGCCCCAGAGCAGCCTGCTCCCCCTCCCTGTATCTCGGGCTGTGGGCTCTGGGACCCCAGAGCTGGCACGAGTTCTCAGAGACGCGCAAGCCTGAGCAGGCTGGCACGAGGCGGGGACTGAGCGGGGAGCGCGGGCCGGCCCTTACCGAGCGGTCCATTACGATCACCGCAGCCGTGCCCAGGCCCGTCTGCGCCTGCACCAGCGCATCGAAGTCCATCAACACCGTCTCACACACAGACTTGGGGATCAGTGGGGTGGACGAGCCGCCAGGGATCACAGCAAGGAGGTTGTCCCAACCACCTGTGACGCCCCCTAGGGTCCCAGTCCATGCCCAAAAGGATGGACGGTCAGGGCTGAGGCCAGCACACCTGCCTAGTCCTGAGTCCAGGACctgtcaccccccaccccagtcccagCCGGGGCCCTTCCAGCCCTGGCTCTCCCATGGACCCCCTGGCCCAACCCTGTCTGCAGCCCCAGGCCTCACCAGCATGCTTTTCAATCAGCTCCTTCAGCGGCACAGACATCTCCTCCTCCACAGTGCACGGGTGGTTGACGTGGCCAGAGATGTTGAACAGCTTGGTGCCTGAGTTGCGCTCACGGCCAAAGCCGGCGAACCAGGCACCCCCGCGGCGGCAGATGGTGGGGGACACGGACACTGTCTCCACGTTGGCCACGGTTGTGGGGCAGCCAAACACGCCTGGGGGGAAAGGGGACAAAGGACTGGTGGCTGCCAGAGGTGGGGACAAATTGGGGCAGGTTTCCTGGCAAGGGGTCTGTCTCAGGGTCACTCTCTGTGTCAGGCCCCAGTGCAGAAGGAACTCAGAAATCCCGAGGGCAATCAGTGGGGGCCCGAAGCCAGATCCCAGATTGGGCCCAGGACTGGGCCGGGTCTTACCTACGTCCGCGGGGAAGGGCGGCTTCAGGCGGGGCTTGCCCTGCTTGCCCTCAATGGACTCAATGAGCGCTGTTTCCTCCCCACAGATGTAGGCCCCAGCCCCACGCACCACGAACACGTCAAAATCATAGCCTGAACCGCACGCATTCTTGCCAATTAGACCAGCCTCGTAGGCCTCTCGGATGGCCACCTGTGGGACAAGAGTGTGAGGACACTGTCCCCAAGAGCCTGGGAATACTGTGTGTATACCGAAGTGGGGATATAGGTCCTGTGAGGAGCCCATCGCCAAATCCAGGGCAAAAGCGCACTCTGGACACAGGGGAGGATGCTCTGGGAGGGGGTGAGGACTGCTGCCGTGTGTGTGCTATTGTAATAACAACACTTAAAAACTGCAACTATATGTgcttttgaaagaaatattttaggacAATGAAAATTTAGCAAGTAGTTTCTCTAGACAGTGGATCTGTGGGAGACTTTTCTCTTTTATGTGTGTGATTCTGTATCTTTATAATAGGTACTGCTACTACAATAAAGGGACTCTAGAggtttacttttaaatatgtaatagCACTAATAACTCTTACACATAATGctattatgtaccaggcactggtcCAGGTGCTAGTCCTGTATCCCTCGTTGCTGCTGTGTGGAGCCTAATAGAAAGCCTGGCGTACAGCCTCAGACCAGTCACTACAGGCAGCACTAGGCCAAGAATTGCTGAAATGATCCCCTCACCCCTTTTTCAGGAAATATGTCCTCATATGAGTCCCTAAGCCCACCTGCTCCTTAGGAGCCAAGGAGCTCTGGAAGGCCTCCCAAACGGAGGCCCTGGAGCACTGGAAGTGCTCAGAGCAGGAAGCTAGCTCTGGAAGGCCTCCCAAACGGAGGCCCTGGAGCACTGGAAGGGCTCAGAGCAGGAAGCTAGCTCTGGAAGGCCTCCCAAACGGAGGCCCTGGAGCACTGGAAGGGCTCAGAGCAGGAAGCTAGCTCTGGAAGGCCTCCCAAACTGAGGCCCTGGAGCACTGGAAGGGCTCAGAGAAGGAAGCTAGCTCTGGAAGAACTCCCAAACGGAGGCCCTGGAGCACTGGAAGGGCTCAGAGCAGGAAGCTAGCTCTGGAAGGCCTCCCAAACTGAGGCCCTGGAGCACTGGAAGGGCTCAGAGAAGGAAGCTTTGGGGGCCATGTCCCACTCATGATGCATGAAGGAGTAACCGCCACTCTCCTCGTTTGACCCGTCACATCAGGCGCTACGATCTAGGAACAACTATGCCAGGTAAGTGGGTGTGTGAGTGCACACAGAGCACCTCTTCCTCTGTGGACGGCTCTCCCCTGGCCCACCTGCAGATTGGAGGCCTCGTTGTAGAATTCCCCACGGATGTAGATGTAGGCTGCACGGGCACCCATGGCTCGACCCCCCACTAGGCAGCCTTCCACCAGCTTGTGCGGGTCATGCCGCATGATCTCCCGGTCCTTGCAGGTGCCCGGCTCCCCCTCGTCTGCATTCACCACCAGATACTTGGGCCTGTGGGGGACCAACAGGTCCATTAGGCTACAGGGCCGCCAGGAATGGTCTTTCCACCCCCACTCTGGTCAGGGAAGCCTCAAAGAAGTCTCCTCTGACAGCCaatccctctctgccctcccaacATGCTCTCTCCCAGGGGCTTGCTCATCACCAATGAGAGAGCGCACGGTCTAGCCACCTTTGGGTGGCTATGACCACTTTGTTCTGCTCAGTCCAAATGTCTCTCCTTGTGCTTTCCCAAGAGCCCAGAGAGAACTGAGTCCCACCGATTCAAGCTCTGGTAACATTTTCCTACTTGACTTGCTACAAAGAAACAACCTAAAGCCCTGGGTAAGCCACTGCCACCCATAAGGTTTCTCCTGcaaccccagccctgcctccctcaACACACCTGCCGTCGGAGGGTTTATTCATGAAGCTCCACTTGAGGCCTGTGGGGAAGCCCGCGCCACCACGGCCCCGCAAGCCCGATGTCTTCATCTCACCCAGGATCCAGTCGGGCCCCTTCAGCAGAATCTCCTTTGTCTTGTACCAGTCCCCTCGACTCTGGGCACCTTTCAGCCTAGACAGAGTAGGGAAGGCAGTGAAGGGAAGGCCCTGCCCCACCACCCACCAGGCAAAGAGCACCATCTCACCTCCAGTCATGGCGGCCGTACAGGTTGGTGAAGATCCGGTCTTCATCCTTCAGTGAACCAAAGGAGGTTTTCTTGGTTGCTGTCTGGGGATAAAGAGGATCAGCCGAGCTCTGGGGTCATGAGGGAGGGGCCAGACCAGAAGCTAGAGATTCATGGGTCCCCCTAGTAGAAGGGGCTGGACTGGGGAGAAGGTAGGTACTTAAGCCTTAGAATCATTCATAGCATCAtttactaccaccaccaccacatagTAAGCACTTCCTCTTCAGCCGGCACGAGGTGAAGCATTTTATATCCAAAATCCCATTTCATCCTCATAACCCTGACAGAGGAATGACTTTTCAGAGGAAAAAACTGTGGCTCAGAGAGAAaagaacctgcctgaccaggcagtggctcagtggatagaatgccggactgggacacggaggacccaggtttgagaccctgaggtcgccagcttgagcgtggactcatctggtttgagcaaggcttactagcttgagcccaaggtcgctggcttgagcaaggggtcactcggtctgctgaaggcccacggtcaagacacatatgagaaagcaatcaatgaacaactaaggaatcacaatgaagaattgatgtttctcatctctctcccttcctgtctgtccctctctctgactctctctgtctctgccacaaaaaaaaaaaaaaaaaaaaaaaaaaagagagagagaggaaagaacttATGTAAGGGAATACTGCCAAAAACAGCAGGTGGCCTTCCTTGGACCACACAGCACCATACTACCTCCCTGAGCCCCTGCAGAAGTAGAGTCCATTTACTTGTCTGGCTGTACTCTCCTGGAGGCAAATTGTGTTTACTGACGGAAAAGAAATGCCTCACTAGGGCTGAATGATGGAGGGAGACCCGCTTGGGATGAAACTGATGAGAGGCGGGGCTGGAATTCTACATAACCCAGCTAAGGGTTAAGAGAAACTGGCTTGACCCCCATCCCCTTAAATGCCACTACAGAAAGCAGAGCACGGAACTAGAAATCGGGCGGTGCTATCTCTTTACAAAACTGTTTTCTGCATATGCACAATGGGGCAATAACACATTCACGCCCCACAAGGCTGTGGCAAGGAAGGAAGAAGACACGGATGCTTCACCACCTGCAAAACTTCCTTCTAAGCGAAACCAGAGGTAGGAGAGAGTCTGCCTCCCGTTGGGATCCATTCTTCTTCTACACCCATGCCAGAGGGGCACCCTCCCGACTGGGCTAGGGAGACGAGGAGGGTTCTCCAGCAGGCACTACAGACCCAAGGGTCAGCGCGCGCAGAGACACAGCAGCGAGGCCCGCCCACGAACACCCCTGGCCCGAGCCTCACCGTGTCGCTGCTGAAACGCACAGACACCCTTTTGGGGAGCGACCCGGCGCCGAGCAGTCGCCTTGCTGCTATCATTGCGGAGGCCAGCCCTGTCACCTCCTGCTGTCACCTTCAAGTTTCTAAGGCCGAGGAACCGGCGCCACCGAGACGCTAGGCGGCGCACAGGAATCACGTCACTCGCCCCCACGCCCACCGCGAGCCTCTGCGCCTCTCCCACCTCCTTATGGGAAGGGCAGAAAGACCGGAAGAGGAAAATCTGGTGCTGGGgcttctgggaaatgtagttctaCAAACCTCCGGCCCGCCTTTCTCCCGCCTTCTGATAAACACTTGCTCTCTGGAATAACCATTCGCCCACTGCCTTAGCGTTCGCTTCCGGACCCAGCCGTTCAAACCTCAAGTACACAAACCTCGAACGTCACCTCTTGACGGGTTCTTGGGTTTCCCACTTTCTAGTTTCAGCATTTAGTGTGCACCTATTGTATGCCCAAGTGTATGGTGAGGAGGAGAAGAAATCGGGCAGGGTACAGCCCGACCCTCGTGACTATGTTGTAATTATCCTGTCCCAGTCCAAGCTCTCTTAGACTCATTCATTCTAAACACCACCACCCCGCCCCGTGCTCAGGAAAGGATTGGCTCATTAGTTACAGAGAGCCAGGGCAGCTCCACAGGTAGGCAGGAGTTGAAGGCAGAGGTCTTCCCAAAGGAGGTGTGTCTATAGTCCTGGGTTGGGTGAGGCCAAGAGGACGGAGATGGGCAATGGACGGAGTCCAGCACTTGGTGCTCCTGCTCAAAATCCTGGAGAGGCTCCTACCTTGCAATGAGGCCTTGGCCTGGCATTTAAggactccacccctcccctgcaggGCCATCCCTGCCCAGGTCACATCGCACCCCCTCCCAACAGGACCCCTTCCTTTTGGGCCTTTAGGGCCTTTGTGTGGTagctgcagggacagagagagagtcagagagagggatagacagggacagacagacaggaacggagagagatgagaagcatcagtaatcagtttttcattgcgacaccttagttgttcattgattaccttctcatatgtgccttgaccgcgtgcCTTCAGCAGTCCAAGTAACCCCCTgtttgagccagggaccttgggtccaagctggtgagcttttcgctcaagccagatgagccagatggcgacctcagggtatcgaacctgggtccttccgtatcccagtccgacgctctatccactgcgccactgcctggtcatgtaTCTTCCCAGATCTTCTGTTCTCTTGTCCTGTATTCATCCTTTCTTACCTTTCGAGAAATGTGCTATGTACAAAACTCATTTGCCCTTATTTTTTTACATACTCCACACAGCAGAGCTGGATAGTGTTAATTAATTACATTTGGTACATGGAAAgaattgaggcctgacctgtggtggcgcaatggatagagcctcgacctggaatgctgaggttgctggttcaaaacccccggcttgcctagtcaaggtacatagagAAACagctatattgctcacaaaaattaggggatattttatagcttcatattcattttgaaataccccctaatttttgtgaactatactatgagttgatgcttcccactcttccctagcccccattctctcttcctctcctctctctaaaatcaataaataacatctttttaaaaatttaaaaaggctctagtcagttagctcagttaagagaagtggtagtcaacctggtccctactgcccactagtgggcgttccagctttcacggtgggcagtagcagagcaaccaaagtataaataaaaagatagatttaactatagtatgttgttttataaagatttactctgccaaacttagcgaaaatctgacataaagtacttggtaagtgattattagtatatatgctttaacttgctgtaactctgctttataaattttataaagttaagttacttccctactttataaatcaccattactgcggaaccggtgggcggttagaaaatgttactactaacagagatacagaagtgggcggtaggtataaaaaggtggacTACCCCTGGTTAAAAATGTTAAACTCACAAGGTTAttggttcaattctcagtcagggtacacatgagaagcaaccaaaaaatgcagactgcctgacctgtggtggcgcagtggataaagcgtcgacctggaaatgctgaggtcgctggttcgaaatcctgggcttgcctggtcaaggcacatatgggagttgatgcttccagctcctccccccttctctctctctgtctctgtctctctgtctctccctctcctctctaaaatgaataaaaattaaaaaaaaaaatgtaacatttccAAAAAATGcagactgagtggaacaacaaatgcttcccttccccctcccctctctctccattcctctctctgtcttttaaaaacaaaaaaaaatcaataaaaattaagccctggccggatagctcagttgattggagcatcatcccagagaagggaggttgccggttccattccctgatcagggcacacacaggagctgCTCGATGTtcctgatgttcctgtctctctctgtctctctctaaaaaaaaaaaaaaaaaaaagaattgagactCATGGAGGCTTCATCCCTTGTCCATGGGCCTCCACTTAGAGCTGCCCGGTGTCGGGGCTGGACTCAAACCCAGGCCTTCTGTCCTTCCCTGAGCGCCCCGCACACCACAGACCCACAGAGCAGTGGACACACATGTAACAGCCATTGTAGGATGTTGGTGTTATTTCCAAAGGAGGCGCCTGTGACATcctaggacaagcggtgcaggccaccagccatgaaaactgagtacatccagtacatggctggaggaaaaaaaaaaaaaagataaacaaccgttagaaatgtagcaatattttctacAGAACTCTATCTACCCAACGTCAAGGAAGCCCTaccccctaccctagagacttagctaagaacaaggtcagctaatcgcacctcttccgcccttgtaaacgctgcttgcttgcttgctcagcc is drawn from Saccopteryx leptura isolate mSacLep1 chromosome 1, mSacLep1_pri_phased_curated, whole genome shotgun sequence and contains these coding sequences:
- the NDUFV1 gene encoding NADH dehydrogenase [ubiquinone] flavoprotein 1, mitochondrial, translated to MIAARRLLGAGSLPKRVSVRFSSDTTATKKTSFGSLKDEDRIFTNLYGRHDWRLKGAQSRGDWYKTKEILLKGPDWILGEMKTSGLRGRGGAGFPTGLKWSFMNKPSDGRPKYLVVNADEGEPGTCKDREIMRHDPHKLVEGCLVGGRAMGARAAYIYIRGEFYNEASNLQVAIREAYEAGLIGKNACGSGYDFDVFVVRGAGAYICGEETALIESIEGKQGKPRLKPPFPADVGVFGCPTTVANVETVSVSPTICRRGGAWFAGFGRERNSGTKLFNISGHVNHPCTVEEEMSVPLKELIEKHAGGVTGGWDNLLAVIPGGSSTPLIPKSVCETVLMDFDALVQAQTGLGTAAVIVMDRSTDVVKAIARLIEFYKHESCGQCTPCREGVDWMNKVMARFVRGDARPAEIDSLWEISKQIEGHTICALGDGAAWPVQGLIRHFRPELEDRMQRFAQERPARQAAG